From Candidatus Methylomirabilota bacterium:
AATCCCGGACAATTTTAAAAATTCGGAAGGTCAATGGACAGGCTTCTCTGCACGGGCGAGGATACTGCTGGTCAAGAAAAGTCTCACTGAAAAACCGCGATCGATCCTGTCGTATACCGAGCCGCGGTGGAAAGGACGGGCAGTTATCGCCAATCCGTTGTTCGGGACCACGACTGCAGAAATCGCGGCCCTTTTCATTGTGTGGGGAGATGACACAACAAAGACGTTCCTGGATGCAATGAAGGGTAATCAAATCAGGATTTCGACGAGCAATGGTGAGAGTGCCGACCTTGTGGCAAGCGGCGAGTTTGATTTCGCTCTTGTAGACAGCGACGACGGCGCGAGCCGCATGAAACAGGGCAAGCCTGTAGACGTCGTTTTCCCGGATCAGGATACGGCAGACATTGGCAGTCTTATCGTTCCGAACGCGGTGGTAT
This genomic window contains:
- a CDS encoding extracellular solute-binding protein, with translation IPDNFKNSEGQWTGFSARARILLVKKSLTEKPRSILSYTEPRWKGRAVIANPLFGTTTAEIAALFIVWGDDTTKTFLDAMKGNQIRISTSNGESADLVASGEFDFALVDSDDGASRMKQGKPVDVVFPDQDTADIGSLIVPNAVVFIKGAPHPDNAKKLIDYLLSKETERKLAFAECAQIPLRPDVETPPVVRRIETIKTMKVDYAEVAKKMQDIQPVLKTWVGY